From the genome of Ectobacillus sp. JY-23, one region includes:
- a CDS encoding helix-turn-helix transcriptional regulator, translating into MKIICRLKVIFAERNIKQTVFAEKVQLSRTTLSSLVNNQALPSLTNAYIIAKELGLPVEEIWIPLVENKKDPVTESINE; encoded by the coding sequence ATGAAGATTATATGTCGTTTGAAGGTTATTTTTGCAGAGAGGAATATTAAGCAGACTGTATTCGCAGAAAAGGTTCAACTCAGCAGAACAACATTAAGCTCTTTAGTGAATAATCAGGCATTACCTAGTCTGACAAATGCTTATATTATTGCAAAAGAGTTAGGGTTACCTGTTGAAGAAATATGGATACCTTTGGTGGAAAATAAAAAAGACCCCGTTACGGAGTCAATAAACGAATGA
- a CDS encoding DUF4429 domain-containing protein, which produces MEAIGVNGQLELVGNKIIIKRKGVLAKMTQGLKGDKEILVKQISSIQFKPANLFTNGYIQFAFSGGKENKGGLMDATKDENTIMFNKKQQPLFEQIKVAIEQKIDESHAPTIVQNTVDVAEQIKKLADLRDSGILTDEEFNSKKKQLLEI; this is translated from the coding sequence ATGGAGGCAATTGGCGTTAATGGGCAGTTAGAGCTAGTAGGTAATAAGATTATCATCAAAAGAAAAGGTGTACTAGCGAAGATGACACAAGGTTTGAAGGGTGACAAGGAAATATTAGTTAAACAAATTTCTTCTATTCAGTTCAAACCAGCAAACCTTTTCACAAATGGGTATATTCAATTTGCTTTTTCTGGAGGTAAAGAAAATAAAGGCGGATTGATGGATGCAACCAAAGATGAGAATACCATTATGTTTAATAAAAAACAGCAACCCCTTTTTGAACAAATAAAAGTAGCCATTGAACAAAAAATAGATGAGTCCCATGCTCCAACAATTGTTCAAAATACGGTTGATGTAGCAGAGCAGATTAAAAAATTGGCTGACTTACGTGATAGCGGTATTTTAACTGATGAAGAGTTTAACAGTAAGAAAAAACAATTATTAGAAATTTGA
- a CDS encoding ParM/StbA family protein, with product MNIITLDAGNNEVKVATAEGVFSFNSFLGEARDRRLESQYEDEMIGVYNGMPFFAGELAQYESEFPRNSMGLSKAHEDAKLRILIALHRYSKHYDNHIVVGQPIESHKSEEKLRIKAMLAKEHRLVLNGVERKFYIHNTEVAPEGAAAYWSLQEELPVVHIVDVGSGTVNIATIREGQFIDKESFTLPFGAESTKTKDMQAMSYGIISALNRFNRQDSYRIVGGAAEKVKPYLQMQFPDCKVIHPLVKVGTKVMSVHPKYATVVGMYHIAKAVYGYEG from the coding sequence ATGAACATCATTACGCTTGATGCTGGCAACAACGAAGTAAAGGTAGCAACGGCAGAGGGTGTCTTTTCGTTCAATTCATTTTTAGGAGAAGCGCGAGATCGTCGTCTTGAGTCTCAATATGAAGATGAAATGATTGGTGTGTACAATGGAATGCCATTCTTCGCAGGTGAACTGGCACAGTACGAATCGGAATTCCCACGCAACTCTATGGGGCTTTCCAAAGCACATGAAGATGCCAAGTTAAGGATTCTCATCGCTTTACATCGTTACAGCAAGCATTACGATAATCATATTGTGGTAGGGCAACCAATTGAAAGCCATAAATCAGAGGAGAAACTACGGATTAAAGCGATGTTGGCGAAAGAACACCGTCTTGTGTTAAATGGTGTAGAGAGGAAATTCTATATTCATAATACCGAGGTAGCACCAGAAGGAGCTGCAGCGTACTGGAGCTTACAAGAAGAGTTACCTGTTGTTCATATCGTCGATGTGGGCAGTGGCACAGTGAATATTGCAACGATTCGAGAAGGGCAATTCATCGATAAGGAAAGCTTTACATTACCGTTTGGTGCTGAATCCACCAAGACAAAGGATATGCAGGCTATGAGTTATGGTATTATTTCGGCCCTAAACCGCTTTAATCGTCAAGACTCATATCGAATCGTTGGGGGAGCTGCAGAGAAAGTGAAACCATATTTACAAATGCAGTTTCCAGATTGTAAAGTCATTCATCCTCTTGTAAAAGTCGGTACCAAAGTCATGTCTGTTCATCCAAAATACGCAACAGTTGTTGGTATGTATCATATTGCCAAGGCGGTGTACGGTTATGAAGGATGA